In Gimesia benthica, a single window of DNA contains:
- a CDS encoding UDP-N-acetylmuramoyl-L-alanyl-D-glutamate--2,6-diaminopimelate ligase — protein sequence MSSSSLSLSPGTIAISLRSQFPSASFVDCADICVTSLQSDSRRCQPGDLFVVIAGTRESAEKYIPEAIKNGAKAVLTGRPLTGLEVPQCIVADVRKAYAILCMELADRPSRQLEAVGITGTNGKTTVSWLVRSILQSAGHKTGLSGTVEYHDGNKSRPSSLTTPDALELSQLLSAMVKNEVTHAVMEVSSHALDQSRLAGTQLAVAAVTNVTQDHFDYHQNLKNYAACKARIIQHLKPEGTLVLNFDDPVCRSMADGKQSDQKLLTYGLESEADLQATGIQESAAGTEFEIVFEADTVSVSTTLIGRHNVSNCLAATAVCLGLGLSLQEIVTGIQALENVPGRMEQVNCGQSCSVLIDYAHTDDALRHAILSARQVCNRRLFCVFGAGGDRDSSKRGLLGIAGSEADRVIITSDNPRSEDPFQIMKAIAAGCQSQGVTPELIEDRKAAIEYALSEAGAGDLVLIAGKGHECEQILRDRKVPFRDRLVVEQYFAEQKISDSQKVSA from the coding sequence ATGTCATCTTCATCGTTAAGCTTGTCGCCGGGAACGATTGCCATCAGTTTAAGATCGCAATTTCCTTCCGCGAGCTTTGTGGATTGTGCCGACATTTGCGTGACTTCCCTGCAGTCCGACAGTCGACGCTGTCAGCCGGGAGACCTGTTTGTGGTGATTGCCGGGACCAGGGAGTCTGCTGAAAAGTATATCCCCGAGGCAATCAAAAACGGTGCCAAGGCGGTACTGACCGGTCGTCCGTTGACGGGGCTGGAAGTTCCTCAATGCATTGTGGCTGACGTTCGTAAGGCATACGCGATTCTGTGTATGGAACTGGCAGACCGACCTTCAAGGCAGTTGGAGGCGGTAGGGATTACCGGAACCAATGGAAAGACAACGGTCAGTTGGCTGGTCCGGTCGATTTTACAGAGTGCCGGTCACAAAACCGGTCTCTCAGGCACGGTCGAGTACCATGATGGAAATAAGTCTCGGCCTTCTTCGCTGACGACGCCCGATGCGTTAGAGTTGTCGCAGTTATTATCTGCAATGGTCAAGAATGAAGTCACACATGCAGTAATGGAAGTCTCCAGCCATGCCCTCGACCAGAGCCGGCTTGCGGGAACACAGCTGGCTGTCGCGGCGGTGACGAATGTCACACAGGATCATTTTGACTATCATCAAAATTTGAAAAATTATGCAGCCTGTAAAGCACGAATCATTCAGCATCTCAAGCCTGAAGGGACGCTGGTGCTGAATTTCGATGATCCCGTTTGTCGTTCGATGGCAGACGGAAAGCAGTCGGATCAAAAGCTGCTGACTTACGGACTTGAGTCGGAAGCAGATCTGCAGGCGACTGGGATACAGGAATCAGCGGCTGGTACAGAATTTGAAATTGTATTCGAGGCAGACACTGTGTCAGTCAGTACGACTCTCATTGGCAGACATAATGTTTCGAATTGCCTGGCGGCAACAGCTGTCTGCCTGGGGCTTGGTCTGAGCCTCCAGGAAATCGTGACCGGAATTCAGGCGCTGGAAAATGTTCCCGGTCGAATGGAACAGGTGAATTGTGGCCAGTCCTGTAGCGTGCTGATTGATTATGCCCATACTGATGACGCATTGCGACATGCGATTCTCTCTGCCCGACAGGTCTGCAATCGGCGTTTATTCTGTGTATTTGGGGCCGGCGGGGATCGCGACAGTTCGAAACGTGGACTGCTGGGGATCGCGGGCAGTGAAGCGGATCGGGTGATCATCACCAGCGATAATCCGCGGAGCGAGGATCCGTTTCAGATCATGAAAGCGATTGCTGCCGGCTGTCAGTCTCAGGGAGTGACGCCGGAACTGATCGAAGATCGGAAGGCAGCGATCGAATATGCTTTGTCAGAAGCCGGAGCAGGAGATCTGGTGCTGATTGCCGGTAAAGGTCACGAATGCGAACAGATTTTACGTGACAGGAAAGTTCCCTTCCGCGATCGACTGGTTGTAGAACAGTATTTCGCGGAGCAGAAAATTTCGGACTCTCAGAAAGTTTCCGCTTAA
- a CDS encoding DUF1559 domain-containing protein, producing the protein MKLNSRLKKGFTLIELLVVIAIIAILIALLLPAVQQAREAARRSTCKNNLKQIGLAFHNYHDAHSCFPFSWFVDAANPANPKASVYNIMLLPYMDQAPLYNQWNSSYPAFDQLAAIPAVQQNLQVIKNPLPVFMCPSTPEATTHTYDLTPAGFPLTYTAARTDYCPALGVRGTYSSIAYTGHPAANSRSGMLTNVGVDPSNPSGGSNTITRIRDVIDGTSNTILLGERVGGTNIYTGTTIHSAFTSAYGSTNGGGWGDLLNGEHWYSGSLRDGTPDGPCAINCTNIRSAGFLSFHVGGAHFLLGDGAVRFISQNVDAYTLASLTTRAGGEVLGEF; encoded by the coding sequence ATGAAACTGAACTCGCGCCTCAAAAAAGGTTTTACTCTGATTGAGTTACTCGTCGTCATTGCGATTATTGCCATCTTAATTGCACTGTTATTGCCGGCAGTCCAGCAGGCAAGAGAGGCAGCCCGTCGATCGACGTGCAAAAACAACCTCAAACAGATAGGCCTGGCGTTCCACAATTACCATGATGCACACAGCTGTTTCCCCTTTTCCTGGTTTGTAGATGCCGCCAACCCTGCAAATCCGAAAGCCAGTGTTTACAACATCATGCTTCTCCCCTACATGGATCAGGCACCACTCTACAACCAGTGGAATTCATCGTATCCTGCTTTCGATCAGTTGGCCGCCATTCCTGCTGTGCAACAAAACCTGCAGGTCATCAAGAACCCACTTCCAGTCTTCATGTGTCCTTCCACACCAGAGGCCACAACCCACACCTACGACTTAACACCTGCCGGATTTCCACTTACCTACACCGCTGCTCGAACTGACTATTGCCCGGCTTTAGGGGTTCGCGGCACTTATTCTTCAATCGCCTACACCGGCCACCCGGCAGCTAACAGTCGATCCGGAATGCTGACCAATGTAGGAGTTGACCCCAGCAATCCTTCAGGGGGAAGCAATACGATTACCAGAATTCGTGATGTAATTGACGGAACCTCTAATACAATCCTGCTCGGCGAACGGGTGGGAGGCACAAATATCTATACTGGCACAACCATTCACTCGGCGTTCACATCCGCCTATGGCTCAACTAATGGTGGCGGATGGGGAGACCTCCTGAATGGTGAGCACTGGTACTCAGGTTCTCTCAGAGATGGTACACCCGATGGCCCCTGTGCCATCAACTGCACTAATATCAGAAGTGCAGGCTTTCTGAGCTTCCACGTTGGAGGGGCTCACTTTCTGCTGGGCGATGGCGCCGTCCGTTTCATCAGCCAGAATGTTGATGCCTACACTCTGGCATCTCTCACCACTCGTGCGGGGGGAGAAGTCCTCGGCGAATTCTAA
- a CDS encoding PhoPQ-activated pathogenicity-related family protein: MLQRTCILLLFFSFNSVLPAAENVNLRTRPVDAKEVPEAFFNYIQKEEPEYKWEIHDSLSHDGVTAYPVELTSQTWQGHTWKHWLYIFEPDQVRINNKVLLFVTGGSNGSRPNEKRLKPAFLLAKTTGARIALLTQVPNQPLFDGKKEDDLITETWLQYLKTGDENWPLLFPMAKSAVKAMDAIQEIAREHRSIEIDGFVITGASKRGWTSWLTPVVDKRIIATAPIVIDTLNFRKQMKHQIATWGKYSVQIIDYTSKGLIVEGVESPREKHLRLMMDPYTYRHQLTLPKLLVNGTNDPYWVVDAMKFYWSDLVGPKYILQVPNAGHDLGNGVEYALQTIAAFFIHAATGQELPNISWDNSNDYELKLTCESKPTRVRIWSAYSDDKDFRDAQWTSQDVASEDNSYLAKINKPEKGHVAYYMEAIYHINDIPYSLCTITTSK, encoded by the coding sequence ATGTTGCAAAGAACCTGTATTCTCCTGTTATTTTTCAGCTTCAATTCGGTACTCCCTGCAGCGGAAAATGTAAACCTCCGCACCAGACCGGTAGACGCGAAAGAGGTTCCCGAGGCTTTCTTTAACTACATCCAGAAAGAAGAGCCTGAATACAAATGGGAAATCCATGACTCACTGTCCCACGACGGCGTGACAGCCTACCCTGTAGAGCTGACTTCACAAACGTGGCAGGGACACACCTGGAAGCACTGGCTCTACATCTTTGAGCCCGATCAGGTTCGGATTAACAACAAGGTTCTGCTGTTCGTCACAGGGGGCAGCAACGGCTCGCGCCCCAACGAAAAAAGACTCAAACCCGCCTTCCTGCTTGCCAAAACCACGGGAGCCCGCATCGCCTTACTGACACAGGTCCCCAATCAGCCCTTGTTTGATGGCAAAAAAGAGGATGATCTGATCACCGAAACCTGGCTGCAATACCTGAAAACGGGAGACGAAAACTGGCCGTTGCTGTTTCCCATGGCCAAAAGTGCCGTCAAAGCCATGGACGCCATTCAGGAAATTGCGCGCGAGCATCGAAGTATTGAGATTGACGGCTTCGTCATTACCGGGGCATCCAAGCGCGGCTGGACCAGCTGGCTCACACCCGTTGTCGACAAACGGATCATCGCCACCGCACCAATCGTGATCGACACCCTGAATTTCCGCAAACAGATGAAACATCAGATTGCCACCTGGGGAAAATACAGCGTCCAGATCATTGACTACACCAGCAAAGGCCTGATCGTTGAAGGGGTCGAATCCCCTCGGGAAAAACACCTGCGACTGATGATGGACCCTTACACCTACCGCCATCAACTCACACTCCCCAAACTCCTCGTCAATGGCACCAATGATCCTTATTGGGTCGTCGACGCCATGAAGTTTTACTGGTCAGATCTGGTAGGTCCGAAGTACATCCTGCAGGTCCCCAACGCAGGACATGACCTGGGGAATGGAGTCGAATACGCCCTGCAAACCATTGCAGCATTCTTCATCCATGCAGCAACGGGCCAGGAACTGCCGAACATAAGCTGGGACAACAGCAATGATTACGAACTAAAGCTGACTTGTGAGAGCAAACCGACTCGGGTCCGCATCTGGAGTGCTTACTCTGACGATAAGGATTTCCGTGACGCCCAATGGACGTCACAAGACGTTGCCTCGGAAGACAATAGCTACCTGGCTAAAATAAACAAACCAGAGAAGGGCCATGTCGCCTACTACATGGAAGCCATCTACCACATCAATGATATCCCTTATTCACTCTGTACCATTACTACCTCGAAGTAA
- the rimI gene encoding ribosomal protein S18-alanine N-acetyltransferase, which yields MSLNQPPNQDLMVQIRWLIRRDMPEVLRIEEESFEYTWSEEYFLSCLRQRNCIGMVAEHNHQIVGFMIYELHKSMIQVLNFAVAPEFRQQGIGRQMVQRVIDKLSQQRRREIVLEVRETNLSAQLFFRKMDFRAVSVLRNYFEDAGEDAYVLQYRLQRTEQEFAPGLSPKNRITNYLDASDAA from the coding sequence ATGAGTCTCAATCAACCCCCCAATCAGGACTTAATGGTTCAAATTCGCTGGCTTATCCGCAGAGATATGCCAGAGGTTCTCCGTATCGAAGAAGAAAGCTTTGAGTACACCTGGTCTGAAGAGTACTTTCTCAGCTGCCTCCGCCAGCGGAACTGCATCGGAATGGTAGCCGAACACAACCATCAGATCGTTGGATTCATGATTTACGAACTGCATAAATCTATGATCCAGGTACTGAATTTCGCTGTTGCCCCGGAATTTCGGCAGCAGGGAATCGGTCGCCAGATGGTACAGCGGGTGATCGACAAGCTCTCGCAGCAACGACGCCGGGAAATTGTTCTGGAAGTCCGTGAAACCAATCTTTCGGCCCAGCTGTTCTTCCGAAAAATGGATTTCCGCGCTGTCTCAGTGCTGCGGAATTATTTCGAAGACGCCGGGGAGGATGCTTATGTCCTCCAGTATCGCCTGCAGCGGACCGAACAGGAGTTTGCTCCTGGCCTATCTCCCAAGAACCGGATCACGAACTACCTGGACGCCTCCGACGCTGCCTGA